A part of Kitasatospora acidiphila genomic DNA contains:
- a CDS encoding amino acid ABC transporter permease, translated as MAAASTSAETARSDAPAPQELVAVPVRYWGRWIAAVAAVAALAGLVGSLARNPNLHWNIVGHYLFAGLIFDGLGTTLWLTAAAMALGLELGTLVAVLRLSANPVLYGLATLFVWVFRGTPLLVQILFWGYAGALYKHIMIGIPFTHVTFLQADTNSVLTPTVAALLALGLNEAAYASEIVRAGIQSVDEGQTEAAHSLGMRPALTMRRIVLPQAMRVIVPPMGNEAINMLKMTALVSVISAHDLMSNIQDVYAQNYQVIPMIVVASCWYLILVTLLGVPQSWLERRYGRGSGRGGHSSPLRRLVAGTALRLPGLGARPTHPTVQKG; from the coding sequence ATGGCCGCCGCCTCGACCTCCGCCGAGACGGCCCGCTCCGACGCCCCGGCGCCGCAGGAGCTGGTCGCCGTGCCCGTCCGGTACTGGGGCCGCTGGATCGCCGCCGTCGCCGCCGTCGCCGCGCTGGCGGGCCTGGTCGGCTCGCTCGCCCGGAACCCCAACCTGCACTGGAACATCGTCGGCCACTACCTGTTCGCCGGACTGATCTTCGACGGACTGGGCACGACGCTCTGGCTGACCGCGGCCGCGATGGCCCTCGGGCTCGAGCTCGGCACGCTGGTCGCCGTACTGCGGCTGTCGGCCAACCCGGTGCTGTACGGCCTGGCCACGCTGTTCGTGTGGGTCTTCCGCGGCACTCCGCTGCTGGTCCAGATCCTGTTCTGGGGCTATGCGGGGGCGCTGTACAAGCACATCATGATCGGCATCCCCTTCACGCACGTCACCTTCCTCCAGGCGGACACCAACAGCGTGCTGACACCGACGGTCGCCGCCCTGCTGGCCCTCGGACTCAACGAGGCCGCGTACGCCAGCGAGATCGTCCGGGCCGGGATCCAGTCCGTCGACGAGGGGCAGACCGAGGCAGCGCACTCGCTCGGCATGCGCCCGGCGCTGACGATGCGCCGGATCGTGCTGCCGCAGGCGATGCGCGTCATCGTCCCGCCCATGGGCAACGAGGCGATCAACATGCTCAAGATGACCGCCCTGGTGTCGGTGATCTCGGCGCACGACCTGATGTCCAACATCCAGGACGTGTACGCCCAGAACTACCAGGTCATCCCCATGATCGTGGTGGCCAGCTGCTGGTACCTGATCCTCGTCACCCTGCTGGGCGTCCCGCAGTCCTGGCTGGAGCGCCGCTACGGACGCGGCTCGGGCCGGGGCGGCCACAGCAGCCCGCTGCGGCGCCTGGTCGCGGGGACCGCGCTGCGCCTGCCCGGCCTCGGTGCGCGGCCCACCCACCCCACCGTGCAGAAGGGATGA
- a CDS encoding ABC transporter substrate-binding protein — translation MLLTRPIRHAAAAVALSTAAVVSLAACGGNAADAAAVVPTRATVAGAQVTRDQALHDALPDRIRQSGTVRVATDVPYAPFEMFATEGGSDLTGLDYDLGQALGAKLGVRFAFTPQKFDGLVPAVQAGKFDAAMSALTDSKERQQVLDFVDYSVSGSGILVAKGNPSAVTKLDDLCGRQVGVEAASHQLQLLQAHQSTCAAAGRPPVGIQTFPKDSDAQLALRSGKVVADLLTKPAAGWTAKNADGGAAFEVVDDPAASSGYDATPNGIGVSKQLPQLTEAIRKALQQLIDDGTLTRICAAYGVPSIAVKQATENAGVS, via the coding sequence GTGTTGCTCACCCGCCCGATCCGTCATGCGGCCGCCGCAGTCGCTTTGTCGACAGCGGCCGTCGTATCGCTCGCCGCCTGCGGCGGGAACGCCGCCGACGCAGCCGCAGTCGTCCCCACCCGGGCAACCGTCGCCGGGGCGCAGGTCACCCGCGACCAGGCGCTGCACGACGCGCTGCCCGACCGGATCCGGCAGAGCGGCACCGTCCGGGTGGCAACGGACGTGCCCTACGCGCCCTTCGAGATGTTCGCCACCGAGGGCGGCTCGGACCTCACCGGACTCGACTACGACCTCGGCCAGGCGCTCGGCGCCAAGCTCGGCGTGCGGTTCGCCTTCACCCCGCAGAAGTTCGACGGCCTCGTACCGGCCGTCCAGGCGGGCAAGTTCGACGCCGCCATGTCGGCGCTGACGGACAGCAAGGAGCGCCAGCAGGTGCTCGACTTCGTGGACTACTCGGTCTCCGGCTCGGGGATCCTGGTCGCCAAGGGCAATCCGTCCGCCGTCACCAAGCTGGACGACCTCTGCGGCCGGCAGGTCGGCGTCGAGGCTGCCAGCCACCAGCTCCAGCTGCTCCAGGCCCACCAGTCGACCTGCGCGGCGGCCGGCCGGCCGCCCGTGGGGATCCAGACCTTCCCCAAGGACTCGGACGCCCAACTCGCGCTGCGCTCCGGCAAGGTCGTCGCCGACCTGCTCACCAAGCCGGCGGCCGGCTGGACCGCCAAGAACGCCGACGGCGGCGCCGCCTTCGAGGTCGTCGACGACCCCGCCGCCAGCAGCGGCTACGACGCGACACCGAACGGCATCGGCGTCAGCAAGCAGCTGCCGCAGCTCACCGAGGCCATCCGCAAGGCACTGCAGCAGCTGATCGACGACGGCACCCTCACCCGGATCTGCGCCGCGTACGGCGTGCCGTCGATCGCGGTGAAGCAGGCCACCGAGAACGCGGGGGTGTCCTGA